In the genome of Oncorhynchus nerka isolate Pitt River linkage group LG27, Oner_Uvic_2.0, whole genome shotgun sequence, the window tagctgcgggtccagttctgacattatgtgtaggtctagctgaggcgaccccgaatcccaagtttcggctcgataggtcatttGGAGCCCGAGTAGCGACCTTAATTGGTGTTGAAAATCCACATTTTCCAGgcgttgctacggggtccttgaatgagctttCAGACAGAAACGTTAGGGTCCGTCTATGGGCAAAggcggtttcaatgcacctagtcttgcgactctgggacatttctaaatgtcataATTTTTGTgatgtcaaaatgaattgaagttattgcaagtgtacgaggctgtttctcggtccgagagcCTTCTAGAGCCACATAACCCACCATGCACTATAGACCTGAACTCTAGAAGAGGCTTCTAAAGTTTCAGAGCtgtaggtctgacggttctttaataGTTCGAACAAAGGTAACTATTGCAGGCTCTAAGCCTGGTAACAGTGTGTCTCTAAGCCTCACACTTGTCCCTCCGTCCtagctgtgtgcgtgtgtgaattTTTCTTGGAAATTTGATGGGAGACATGACTGATTTACTgttcatgagggttgcctaatcacacatttaaagttttggaaagatacaacttttttaacccttcgaaatgGCCCCTAACACCCCAATTTAAGGCACTTccagttggcacaggaagctgaacGTGAACACGGCTCTCATTGGCGTAGGCTTTTgcagaatcctgagtttgaagtctaTACGTTAAGAAtcgactgatctacacagggttgaatgcagtgattttcaCAATTGCAGGTCATGTATATCAAGACACCTTTAGGgtgaatttaaccacttccggttgctccaagAAGCTTAGAATCAACGCAGGTAGACACCATAGTGGCCTGATAGATTGTCatcaaagacaggttcataagacaTCCATAACCCTtaaggttgaatttaggggatcaggcaatgtattcctatggggagagaagtcaatgcaaactgtttgatgtaaacaccttcttttgactgttaagggttaatgccacagcctagagattatggtaatgccattgcaggctctgagTGTCTTTAAGCactgcactttgtcactccatccttgctgtgtgtgagtgagtgagtgagagagagagagcttttctttgacatctgctgGGAGAAATGACTCATTTACAGTTAATGAGGGTTGCTTAAagacacatatgaagttttgaaaaaaaTCAgtcctttttaacccttcgaaacagcaccaatgacaccattttaaggcacgtccggttgacacaggaagctgaaagtgaacacaCATCCTCCTTGGGGTAGGCACTTATAGAATTTTGAGTTAAGTCTATGTTAAGAACTGACTtatttacagagggttgaatAAGTGTGTGtcatttcagaaaatcacagaaatctcacaGAGCTCCAAAACACACTTAAAAAAGATTTGTCTGAACACGCTGCAACTTGATCTTACTTTTTGGGGtaaatttttttgggggggaacatCACCAATTGTACaatgtacgatttctcttaaattacgatagataaatggctggttcttttttccCCGACACTAGGTTTATGTACTTTGACGTGAAGCGGTCAAATtagagctctattttcattttttacCTTTAATCGAagaaaaatggccataactcaaaaaccgttgtgGCCTCAACGCCATCTTCTTTGGGGCCAAcagcccattatgccaaacctatgctcacAAAGTTTGGTCTTCGAAGTCTTTTCCGTTTAGGAAAATAGGCCACGtcgtgattggtgatgttttgtacgtttgcaatatgattccattCGCCCTCTGGTGGGATTTACCGGGACAGAGGAAAAATTgccaacattttaaaatgttataaaatggaaaccgaatgtccgagagacTTTGTTCGATGACTGAAGATCCGGCCCCCGTGCACAGCCCGccgccgtccgcgaattttacaaatGTTCGcagacgtctagtaagggacttttgactggtactgtagtttaGACACTAATCGGTACAAGACATACAACCAGATGTCTCTTCCCAGTCCCCAGGttcagaacagaggctgggaaagGCACCATTTTTAAATAGAGGTAACTCAAGCTAGCAATAAGCATAGatacaaaatatttaaaaaaaagataaAAGAACACCTTACTGCACAAAGGGGACTTTAGAGAGACGGCTATTTTAGAAACACTatcgttcaaaggtttggggctACTTAgctttttttcaaaaacaaggacatttcgaaagttttgtccattaaaataacatcaaattgatcaaaaatacagtgctgacattgttaatgttgtaaattactattgtagctgaattttttaaattgaatatctacataggcgtacagaggcccattatcagcaaccatcactcatgtgttccaatggcaagttgtgttagctaatccaagtttatcattttaaaaagctaattgatcattagaaaacccttttgcaattatgttaattaacacagctgaaaactgttgtcctgattaaagatgcaataaaactggccttctttagactagttgagtatctggaacatcagcatttgtgggttcgatttcaggctcaaaatggccagaaacaaatacctttcttctgaaactcatccgtctattcttgttctgagaaatgaaggctattccatgtgataaATTGCAAAGGAACTGAAGATCTCAcaacaacgctgtgtactactggcagcttcattaaaatagtacccacaaaacaccactctcgacgtcaacagtgaagaggcaactccgggatgctgaccttctaggcagagttcctctgtccagtgtctgtgttcttttgcccatcttaatcttttatttttattggccagtctgagatatggctttttctttgcaactctgcctagaaggccagcatcccggagtcgcctcttcactgttgacgttgagactggacagaggaactctgcctaaaaGGCCAGACACccagagtctcctcttcactgttgacgttgagactggacagaggaactctgcctagaaggccagcatcccggagtcgcctcttcattgttgacgttgagattggacagaggaactctgcctagaaggacagcatcccggagatgcctcttcattgttgacgttgggactggacagaggaactctgcctagaaggccagcatcccggagtcgcctcttcattgttgacgttgagactggacagaggaactctgcctagaaggccagcatcccggagtcacctcttcactgttgatgttgagactggacagaggaactctgcctagaaggccatcaTCCCGGAGAtgcctcttcattgttgacgttgagactggacagaggacctctgcctagaaggccagcatcccggagtcacctcttcactgttgatgttgagactggacagaggaactctgcctagaaggccagcatcccggagatgcctcttcattgttgacgttgagactggacagaggaactctgcctagaaggccagcatcccggagatgcctcttcactgttgacgttgagactggacagaggaactctgcctagaaggccagcatcccggagatgCCTCTTCATTGtggacgttgagactggacagaggaactctgcctagaaggccagcatcccggagatgcctcttcactgttgatgttgagactggacagaggaactctgcctagaaggccagcatcctggagatgcctcttcattgttgacgttgagactggacagaggacctctgcctagaaggccagcatcccggagatgcctcttcattgttgacgttgagattggtgttttgcgggtactatttaatgaagctgccagtcgaatgtacttttctttcaaaatcaAGTGAACCCAAATTTtcgaacggtagtgtatattgtattgtaatttACACTGTACCATGTATTAGACCTAGATAtggtgtgtatgtactgatatgttGGCTGTGTGAGACATTTTAAATATATGTATTTCAGTCCTTGACTAATAATGTACTATGTCATATTTCATGTGGACCCCTGGTAGAGTAGCTGATGCGTTTGtagcggctaatggggatcctaatgaatACCAAAAATCCAAATACTGACCTCTGAGGAGGTAGAAGGAGTCAGGGAGGAGCAGCTTGAAGCCAAACAGAGTCAGGATGACCTCTAGGGAGAACGAACCACGGTCCACAAAGTCTCCATTAAATAGCTGTGTTCTATTGTTAAGTGTTATAATGACATTTCAATTAATACTAACACACACGGTTTACTGCACATGTCACCGTTTACTGCACATGTCACTGTGGCTGAACAGGATACATAGGGGTTGGTCTCAGAGGGTAAGCCGTTCAGCTCAAAGATGTTTATAAGATCGTAGAACTGTCCATGTGTGTCGCCACAAATGGTTATCTTTTCTGTCTGTTGGGGAGAaaacagaggacagacaggtttAGGCACAGGGACAGTTCATCTGCTCAAGGGGATAATCATCTTGACAATTGGAGGAAGAGCAATACCAGGAAGTCAACAAATATCATGGATGTCTCACCTCTTTTAATGTGATCTCAATAAGACTGGGTAGTTTGGATAAGAGTTCTTTGACTTGGATCAGAATCTGAAAGGATAGATTTTATTAGTTAACAAATACAGGATTACATGTTTTATGTAAGGGTTTTTATTTCATAAGGTTTAGGGCAATGCGTAAGTTTAGTAAActaggggcctcccgagtggcacagtggtctaaggcactgcatcgacggtgcttgaggtgtcacgacagacccgggtttgatcccagacTGTGTCACAGCCAGCTGTCACCGGGAGACCCTTGAGGCGGCGAAAAATTggcctcatcagtctacacacaataccccaaaaagacaaagcaaaaacagtttaggaattttagaaaatgtatacaaaaaaagaaaaactgcggaaatatcacattttaataaatattcagaccgtttattcattactttgttgaagcacctttggtagcaattacagcctcgagtcttcttggtaatgacgctacaagcttggaacacatgtatttggggagtttctcccttttctgcagatcctgtcaagctctgtcaggttggaaggggagtgttgctgcacagctattttcaggtctctccagagacattCGAtctcgggttcaagtccgggctctggctgggccattcagaGACTTTCCCGAAGCCAATCCTGCTTTCTCATagctgtgttcttagggtcgttgtcctgttggaaggtgaaccttggccccagtctgaggtccagagcagtatggagcaggttttcatcaaggatctctccgtactttgctctgttcatctttccctcgatcctgaccagtctccacatccctgccgctgaaaaacatccccacagcatgatgctgccaccaccatgcttcaccgtagagatggtgccaggtttcctccagaagcgaagcttggcattcaggctaaagagttcaatcttggtttcaacagaccagagaatcttgtttctcatgatctgagagtcctttaggtgccttttggaaaactccaagtgggttgtcgtgcctttcactgaggagtggcttccacctGGCCTGATCGGtgggtgctgcagagatagttgtccttctggaaggttttcccatctctagaactctgtcagagtgaccagcggttccttggtcacctccctgaacaaagTCCTTCTCCCTCAATTGCTCAGTTAGGACGGGCAGACAGCGCTAGGAAGAGTatttggtggttctaaacttcatccatttaataatgatgtaggccactgtgttcttggggaccttcaatcttgtagaaatgttttggtacccttccccagatcggtgccttgacacaatccggtCTCGAAGCtcaacagacaattccttcaacctcatggcttgatttttgctctgacatgcactatcaactgtgggaccttacatagagaggcgtgttcctttccaaatcatgtccaatcaattgaatttaccacaggtagaccccaatcaagttgtcaaaatatctcaaggatgatcaatggaaacaggacgcacctcaatttcaagtctcataccAAAAGGGTCCGAATAAttctgtaaataagatatttcaatttgcaaacataaaaataaaaaaaaggtttttgccttgtcattatgggtattgtgtgtagattgatgagggaaaacatttatttaatacattttagaatacggctgtaacgtaacaaaatgtggaaaaatggaagtctctgaatacttttcgaatgcactcgATATTATTTAGCAAATGTAAAGACAACATTAAAATTAACAAGtctgacaatattagcctatcacttgtgaatgacgtaattctcctgtcttgtgATCTTAACTGTATATCTCCCtctcattttttattcatttgtaaacatttctaaaaacataattccgctttggcattatggggtcttgtgtgtaggtcagtgacaaaatctcaattgaatctattttaaattcaggctgtaacacaacaaaatgtggaaaaggtcaacgggtgagaatactttctgaaggtaatGTATGTGTACCTGATAAGCACACTTTCTGTGCAGTTTCTTCTGGTCTTTGAAGCACTCCATCATCTCTTTCATGAACCTCATTGTGACCTTCCCTTCTTCCAGCTTCGGTCCTGTGTACTGGTCCTCGATCACTGCATGGTGgcacaatcaatcaaccaaccaaaccaTTAAATGTATATAGCCCATTTTACAGAGAAATGTGTCACTAAGAGCTTTACAGTAACATAGCCTCGAAGGGTAGATGAAACACTATGTATACAGGCAGTAGCCCATTATTTCTAGACATTAAAATGATGACTGCTGGATAATATATAGTTTTACAACAGTTATGATAACCAATATTTTAAAGTAATTAATCGTAAAATATGAGATGAGAAACCACTCACTCATGTTTTCGATGTCTAGGGAGTCTACGACTGATCTCTTTATCTCGTCGCTAGCAATGGCTCTCTCGAAGGCTTTCTGTTTCACGATCTTGTTGCACTCCTGGTACTTCATCTTAGCGTCCTTATCGTTAGGTCGCACACGCACTACCTAACCCCACAACAACAGGcaaacacacagggacagggggaggagcaGAACTACAGTCAGTCACATAGCAGCATACCACCTTggatcccactgctggcttggtcCTGGATGGAAAACCAGATGCCTCACCAATTaaaaaagggggaaaaaaagcattatttacctcaaatctgaaatctacaatagaagctagccagtttactggctaacgttagtGTTAAGAGATTTTAATCAAGGTTTAACATGAATGATTAAATAATTATACTCAGAAGCTTAACCATTAGGGATTAGAGGTTATGTAACATGGATAAGGGGTAATTGGAAATGATAACCATTGTGGAagaaggaatgtgtgtgtgtctaaagtaGGTTAATGAGACTCTTTGCTTATGTTTGAAACAACTCACCTATAACTTTGTGGCGATAAAATAAGACAGCGAGAGCCCTTCCAGGATTTCCTTATCTGGAACTGTCTGCTAAGTGGTAAGAAACTATGGTGAGACTtcaggctctggagcaacgaaccgcccttgcggtctctgcctggccggttcccctctctccactgggattctctgcctctaaccctattacaggggctaagTTACTGGCTTACTGGtactcttccatgccgtccctaagaGCGGtgtgtcacctgagtgggttgagtcgctgacgtggtcttcctgtctgggttggtgcccccccccttgggttgtgccgtggcggagatctttgtgggctatactcagccttgtctcaggatggtaagttgatggttgacgatatccctctagtggtgtgggggctgtgctttggcaaagtgggtggggttatatactgcctgtttggccctgtccgggggtatcatcggacagGGCcaaagtgtctcctgacccctcctgtctcagcctccagtatatatgctgcagtagtttatgtttcgcggggggggggggctagagtcagtctgttatatctggagtatttcttctgtcttatccggtgtcctgtgtgaatttaagtattatCTCACTcacgaggacctgagccctaggaccatgcctcaggactacctggcatgatgactccttgctgtccccagtccacctggccgtgctgctgctccagtttcaactgttctgcctgcggctatggaaccctgacctgttcaccggacgtgctacctgtcccagacctgctgttttcaactctctagagacagcaggagcggtagagatactctcaatgatcggctatgaaaagccaactgacatttactcctgaggtgctgacttgctgcaccctcaacaactactgtgattactattatttgaccctgctggtcatttatgaacatttgaaaatcttggccatgttctgttataatctccacccggcacagccagaagagtactggccacccctcatagcctggttcctctctaggtttcttcctaggttttggcctttctcgggagtttttcctagccacagtgcttctacacctgcattgcttgctgtttggggttttaggttgggtttctgtacagcacattgatatatcagctgatgtaagaaaggctatataaatcaatttgatatAGATAGTTTTACATAAAAGTCAGTCTCATACAGACAGTATTGGATAAAGGTCCGTCTCAAATAAACAATATGACAGTATTACATAAAGTCTCAAATACTATATCAGTAcactttggggcggcagggtagcctagtggttagagcgttggactagtaaccggaaggttgcgagttcaaacccccgagctgacaaggtacaaatctgtcgttctgcccctgaacaggcagttaacccactgttcccaggccgtcattgaaaataagaatgtgttcttaactgacttgcctggttaaataaaggtaaaaaaaaaaattataataaaaacaCTGCTTGTCCTAGCACATGCACAGATCAAAACCCGCTATAACTCTGATTAAtgtgtttacatgtcctaataattcAGTTTAATATCTCATGATTACTGTGCAGGTAAACATACTCAATAATGTCATCTTGCTGACTTTACCTTTAAGCCTCCTCTCCTGTCATCTTGCTGAGTCTAACTTTAACTTTCCTGTCTCGACTAACCTTGTCCTGTCTTACCGTCTCGTAGTCTTTGAGTGCAGCCTTGAACTTGCCCAGGGCCATGTTGGACGTGGCTCGGCGGTAGTAACCCTTGATGTAGTTCTGGTCTATCTCCAGACACTTGGTGGCGTCGGCCAGGGCGTAGCCATAGCACTCTGTCCGCAGGTATGCCAGGCTGCGGTTGGAGAAGTAGATGGCGCTGCACGGTTTGAGCTCCAACGCCTCCGTGTAGTATTTGATCGCATTCTCATAGTCTCGCTCTAGAAAACAACATCACATTTATTCTCATACTCTTTCTCTAGAAAATGGTTCAAAGGTTGCATTGTAATGTATACCACTGTAAGACACACAGTAGGaagtagggatgcacgatataatcagtgaacatatcggaatcggccgatattaactaaaaatgccaacatcggtatcggcccgatgtctagtttaacgccgatgtgaAAAACCAACGTCAAAGCTGACATGCatacctaaactcagcaaaaaaaagaaacggcactttttcaggaccctgtctttcaaagatcatttgtaaaaatcaaaataacttcacagatcttcattgtaaagggtttaaacactgttttccatgcttgttcaatgaaccataaacaattaatgagcatgcacctgtggaacggtcttcaagactaacagcttacagacggtaggcaattgagGTCACGGTTACAAATACTtagaacactaaagaggccttcctACAGAAtctgaaaaacatcaaaagaaagatacccagggtccctgaatgtgccttaggcatgctgcaaggaggcatgaggactgcagatgtggccagggcaataaattgcaatgtctgtacggtgagacgcctaagacagtgctacagggagacaggacggacagctgatcgtccttgcagtggcagaccatgtgtaacaacacctgcacaggatcggtacatccgaacatcacacctgcgggacaggtacaggatggcaacaacaacttcccgagttacaccaggaacgcacaatccatccatcagtgctcagactgtacgccataggctgaaagaggctggactgagggcttgtaggcctgttgtaaggcaggtcctcaccagacatcaccggcaacagcgtcgcctatgggcacaaacccgccgtcgctggaccagacaggactgtcaaaaagtgctcttcactgatgagtagcgtttttgtctcaccaggggtgatggtcggattcgcatttatcgttgaaggaatgagcgttacaccgaggcctgtactctggagcaggatcgatttggaggtggagggtctgtcatggtctggggcggtgtgtcacagcatcatcggactgagcttgttgtcattgcaggcaaatAACACAGTTCAATTATAGAATGATGTGTGTTCCGAATTAGAATTATTTGgttgaccgcaacttctggggtagctagctttagcttggtagctagctagcaccaatacaaccagcctgaaaacaatgaccagtagaaattGCAGTAGTTTTcactattcttagcaatgatttaggaatccttgtaagTATTAACTAGGTAGCCACTAGTTGTtcacctattgaaattgaacttcagctcatgaaaataaatagctagccagctacttaaccctgttgccaaAGGCTAATGTTATTAGCAGCCAGcaagcttcatctggctagtgaggctcaaCCGGACTGGTTTGTGTTTTTAAGCttgccacaataaggattaggcacaagaGTGGAATTTGcgttttgccttcaaaataaaaaagtgtgtcattgacagtgatgcaaatgaatacaaatagtagaattatgccatacttttattttgaaggctaaccgcaaattTAAcgattgtggctaatccttattgtggctagcttctgttggagaataatcagaattagttggtaacatagataagatgcTTTATATTCATTATATGCTTGTGAGTTATTTCTCATCAGAATgcttatttttgtataatactgttcGCCATTTGcagtcatctgttctctgtcaggactAAGTTACTTGGGCCGGAGAGAGGTCAAGtgtgtatctcttggctccacaatgtctgtgtgccagtcaatgtgtctctgtgatcttgtcaaggtGGGGGTATTTGATATCGGTAAGTAAAATTGACGCAGGTCAATTGTCTGGGAGAAGTAAAAAATCCCATTGCAAAAGAACGCTTTTTAGCATCTTCACTGATGGAAATACtcaatgtaaatacatttgactgtTCACGCTCATCTGTCTATTAGGTTAATATGCATATTTTCGTGGAATTAAATTGGCATGTGTGTAGGCTACAGTATATTCGTTATGCATCTTATTTATCACACCCGTACATACAGAGCCATTGAGTGGAAAATCTGTCATACAGAGTGGGAGCTGTTGCTGCAGCATTTCAACCAGCAACAGAAGGCAGCCTTCAACAGCGAgtcacacaccactttgcaaAGAGCTGGAGGCAGTAGGCTATATATTTTGAAAACATATACttaaattgtttgaaacctgaacaaTTAAatacatattatgaggcatgtcttaccttgatACAAAGTAACCTATTAGATCTCCTCTTTCTACATTTCTAACGGATATTTTAATCTCGGTCATGAAACCGCTCGCAGGTGCAGTGCCTTTTTGACAGTGTTTTCCGCTAGTTGCATTATGGAACGAACATTCGCGCATAGCCTAATGCTTTAGGCGCATAACTGCggttataatgtgaagaaataatagttcATCAACATTTTAaactaaacgttctgatctgttgcatcagactCATTGCTTTTTAAAATTTCTTTAAATGTAGCCTTGGCCTAgtggttgtatgaatttgggatctatcgtcccacaactgtcccagagtctgtttggaaaAGGATATTTCTCAACACGCTGACCAAAAGAACAGGTAAACTTgtctactatgggggatagtagattgacatttGTTTGTTACTGATCATCTTGTTGGCTgtaagtaaatgtggacagttattctaatATCTTCAAAGTGCACATCAAATTCGTTAAGAAGGACCTCACATCATTGCATCCTTgacttgcatgttctgttaatatgaattaccatcatctaaatgtgatttctgtcattctgagcaacgtgggtggacgccctaatcaggttttggacccaatgcatatgggtctgGCAGATTTATCAAATTTCTGGAAAATTTTAAAATGTTGCTGGTCAAATGTCTAGTGCCACTTCTTCCTAATGTAAACCCTGCTAGGGTAACTACAGTACCTAGCTACCACATAGAAACTCATTCTACTACAGTAACTAGCTACCCCATAGAAACTCTCCCTTGTATCTCTCTGACATAATGcatcccctcccatctgtctctcttcatCACCCTGACAGTTTTCAGAggtggtgtgtagtagtgtaAAGCTGAGCAGCAGAAAGCTCAATTAGAAG includes:
- the LOC115123498 gene encoding serine/threonine-protein phosphatase 5-like; the encoded protein is MANDTATGSKEKMAEEDTNAEIFKEKANNYFKERDYENAIKYYTEALELKPCSAIYFSNRSLAYLRTECYGYALADATKCLEIDQNYIKGYYRRATSNMALGKFKAALKDYETVVRVRPNDKDAKMKYQECNKIVKQKAFERAIASDEIKRSVVDSLDIENMMIEDQYTGPKLEEGKVTMRFMKEMMECFKDQKKLHRKCAYQILIQVKELLSKLPSLIEITLKETEKITICGDTHGQFYDLINIFELNGLPSETNPYLFNGDFVDRGSFSLEVILTLFGFKLLLPDSFYLLRGNHETDNMNQMYGFEGEVKAKYTAQMFTLFSEVFQWLPLAQCINGKVLVMHGGLFSEDGVTLDDLKKIDRNRQPPDSGPMCDLLWSDPQPQNGRCVSKRGVSCQFGPDVTERFLDQNNLDYIVRSHEVKAEGYEVTHSGKCITVFSAPNYCDQMCNKGAYIHLSGSDLKPQFQQFTAVPHPNVKPMAYANSLMQMGMM